Proteins co-encoded in one Candidatus Kapaibacterium sp. genomic window:
- a CDS encoding UPF0164 family protein — protein MWRGFAKCIVVLGASIQLWAEEERYAAAFLEIPLGARALGLGTAFTAIADDAWGFYWNPAGTALTPPTVLVAGMYSSQYGAIGSPLAHFFHTGLLLPISGLRVGVHWVRFTAPDLRAYPDLTRVLSPQEREELVRRASAGDFIPNADEAIWIVLARLLVVPVDFGWLRFQVPVEFPVGLNIKLLHEQIAEHRASGIGVDVGAMLRVNLKDIAFDERWPRLSLGVNVRDLGGTRLLWTTQRPHRIPPSVSWGVALTQPLEAWKLELTLGYSRDERYGGHNNYGIEVLYRRSFALRAGTYRSVLTLGAGVDAGVLTADYGFLADSDTQLGNVHRLGICLRLEPLLKRLQ, from the coding sequence GTGTGGCGCGGGTTCGCTAAGTGTATCGTAGTCCTCGGGGCCAGCATCCAACTATGGGCCGAAGAGGAGCGGTATGCCGCCGCCTTCCTCGAAATCCCCTTGGGAGCCCGGGCCCTCGGCCTCGGTACAGCCTTCACTGCTATTGCAGACGATGCCTGGGGATTCTACTGGAATCCAGCAGGCACAGCACTGACACCCCCAACAGTGCTCGTAGCCGGGATGTACAGCTCGCAGTACGGGGCAATTGGATCACCACTGGCCCACTTCTTCCACACTGGACTGCTCCTGCCTATCTCCGGACTACGGGTTGGGGTCCACTGGGTCCGGTTCACCGCCCCTGACTTACGGGCGTATCCCGACCTGACGCGTGTCCTCTCTCCCCAGGAGCGGGAGGAGCTTGTACGGCGTGCGAGTGCTGGGGACTTCATCCCGAATGCGGATGAGGCCATCTGGATCGTGCTCGCCCGACTCCTCGTGGTACCAGTGGACTTCGGTTGGCTACGCTTCCAAGTGCCGGTCGAGTTCCCCGTAGGACTGAACATTAAGCTCCTCCACGAGCAGATTGCCGAACACCGTGCCTCGGGCATCGGGGTGGACGTTGGCGCTATGCTGCGCGTCAACCTCAAGGACATTGCCTTTGACGAGCGCTGGCCACGCCTCTCGCTTGGGGTCAATGTGCGAGACCTTGGTGGAACACGGCTGCTTTGGACCACCCAGCGACCGCACCGTATCCCTCCCTCCGTCTCCTGGGGAGTGGCATTGACACAGCCCTTGGAGGCATGGAAACTAGAACTGACGCTGGGGTATAGCCGTGACGAGCGCTACGGAGGGCATAACAACTACGGCATTGAAGTCCTCTATCGCCGTAGTTTTGCCCTCCGGGCCGGCACGTACCGCTCAGTGCTGACCCTTGGGGCCGGGGTTGACGCCGGCGTTCTGACAGCTGACTACGGCTTCCTGGCAGACTCAGACACACAACTGGGGAATGTCCACCGCCTGGGCATATGTCTCCGTTTAGAGCCTCTGCTGAAGCGATTGCAATGA